Below is a window of Malania oleifera isolate guangnan ecotype guangnan chromosome 1, ASM2987363v1, whole genome shotgun sequence DNA.
ttgtaaccctgATTTTGATAGATAGTGAATTTCAGCCGCCACTTACTCCCGTGAACGtgggcacattgccgaaccacattaatTCTTATGtcattgtttatttgctttccttattatttgtgtgattgtgtttttcgTACTGTTCATCGTTAGTTGTTGCATTACACGATTCAATCAATTTTCCATTGcacattgatttgcacaacacTTTAAGGAGTTGCAAAATATAAATAAAGGTTCAAATGACAAGAATGAAGAACTAGTGCAATCCATGCATATCCTGAAGGATCAAGAAAAAACTTTCTACCCTTTTATAACTTTGTAAAATATGAATAAAGGTTTCAATTGATGAGAAAAGAACTGGTGCAATTCATGCATACCCTGAAGGTTCAAGAATCAAAATTTTGCTATCATGCTAATGCATATTAACTAGCTAAGACAAACACAATCCTTAAATCCATGATCTAATGAGtcaaaacaaaaataacaataacaacaaagaCTTAAGCACTGCTATGTGGGATtcttatatgaatctttttttccaaaattctaCCAATTGAAAGTCATATCCAACAAAAGTTGGAGaccatcaaaaaataaaaaatatatattaaaaaaaaatgcatttttccCTTCTCCCTCATGCACTCTCTTAGCCCCACCCCTCTTTCCCCTAGCTCTCCCACCACCTCAAACTCAATCAAATTGCCCTTTCTCAGTGGTAATCCTGTTTAATCTACATTACATGTGTTCAAACCATCTTAACTTCTTTTGTTGAATAGGCTCTACTTCAAACAAACTAGGAATgtgctcatttcttactttatattTTTGAGATCATGTTGCTCATCCAACAAAGAATTCTAACTTCAGCCATGCATATTTATTGTAAGCTGTTTTTTTAGTTGGCCCAGATTTCCATACACATAACATAGCCAACATACAGTTGTCATCTAATACTAATTAAATTTCATAGGTATTTTACACTAACATGACATCAGATGCAATTCCCATTTAATCCATCTGCTTTAACTCTACACATGAGATCCTCATCAATTTTCCATTTACTAGAATGATTTACCCAAGGTGACAAaatccgttttttttttttttttctgttaaaTTTGTTGACCATCATTTTAACTTTCTTCAATATCCCCCTGGAATTACTTGTCTTACTTCTACTTATCTTGAAACATACAAATTCTACGGTGTATAATCTTGATTCTAATCCTCCTCCAATTTCATCTACTAAGAGAATATCATTTGTGAACAATGAAACCTAAGGGCCATTCCCCAAATGGCTCCCTACTTTGCAAGGGTAGGGAGAGGGTCGTCATAGTTTACGCAATCTTACCCCAGCTTTTAAGCAAAGAGGTAATTTCCTTGGACTCAAAACCATGACCAaccggtcacaaaggagcaaccttactgcTGATCCAAGGCCCGCCCTCAAACTATGAAGCCTCATCTTTAATATATCTAGAAATTTCATCAATAactaatgataaaaaaaaaacaaaaacaaaaaaacaaaaaataaacaaaaaataaaaaataaaaaataaaaataaaaaaacaagatttgcaattcttaatttattttcttcACATTACTTTTTGTGTAAATCTTCTTTCTTGGTGTGTTATTCTTCGCTTTAATTTTGACCAACATCTCCTAGGAATGTGGTGTTTAAAACATTTCTTTGGGGGAAAATGGATGATGATTTCCTCTACTACAAATTCTATTTTTAGCAAGAGTAGGCATGATCTTCATTCTAACAAGTTTTTTTCTTGGAAAAAGGTGGTGGGGGTTATGCTCCTCATACTTATCCTCAACTTATTCTCTCCTTTGCTCGGTATAAGCTGGTGATCAGTgacaacaattttcatttttattctcccCATCATTATAGGCTTTCTTACAATCACAATGAGTTGAGAATTACCTCTTATTCTATGAAGGGAAAACCTCTTTGGTGATATTCACTTTCTTCAAAATCTCTATGAGAGTGAACTGGATGTGATTGTTAGATAGACAGATGCTCTTCATTCTTTTGTCCCACATCCAAGACATAAAATTAGAACTTGGAAAGGGGATATGACATTTCCGGTATCTTTTCTCACGAATCTTTTCTATTGTGATTACTGAAAtcccttcttttcctttggaGAAAGTAAATTTGGAAGGCTAAGATTTCCTCTAAAAAAAGGCATTCACTTGAGCATTGGTTCTAAAGACTTAATACTATGGGGCTGTTGGGCTATGGTTATCCTATAGGATTACTGGAAAATGTGATCTTTGGGATATTGGATCTCCACACTTGGGAACTCATCAGAATTTTACATGGCACGCATCTAAGATTCCCTAGGAACACAAGATGCCCCCAAAACATGGGTATATATTATCCACCTCTCCCTTGGGTAATTTTGAATTTCCATGGAAATCCAAATTCATGGAACAAAAATATCCCTACCATTCTTTGCTCTTGGACGAAATCACCTTTTCTTGTTGACTAATAattataagaataataataaatattattaatactTCCTACGATAATAAGTAAAAAATGCCTGATTTACTATTTCGGTTTGGTGACAGGAGAGAAATAGTagaattttcaaagataaagTTATGCCCACCATCTTTCTGTGGGATAGAGTGGTTTTTCTTGCTTCTGTACAGGATTTTGCTTCCAGGGTATTTTAAGGTGTTTCACAATTCTTCTGCTTTGTATCTGTTAGAGCAATGTGTTTTCCTTGCCATGTCCTTGCATGGAATATTTTTAAGAATCACATATGTAGAGAAATGTGAGGCTATAAAATCAAGCAGACACAATCCAGAAATCAACGCAAAGAATTTTTTAACCATTGTGCAGACTGCTAGTATCCCTCTCCACGATGCAGTTGCAAAGATTCTAACTGAATAATAAATTAACATTACTTCTATCAAGGCAGTCACATCTTTCACGAAGAAATGGATATGAATAAGAACTTATGTGacattaaaaaattcaaaaaattgagaTCCTGTTCGATAAAGTAAAGAATTATGTTTACCTTGTCAAACCGCTCATTGCTATTTCTTCCAGTCAACTGTATTATCCTCTTCTTTGACACTTTTCGTAACTAACATGAATAAACTCAAATCCAAGGAAGTTAGTACACAGACATAGGAGAAGCACAATAATTATATAGCTTGTTTACTCATAAAACACAACAAATATATATACCCAATTTTGTAAGCGGAAATAAGATTGTACAAGAAAACATAGAATTAAGGAATGACTTTCCTTCTAGAAAGGTAGAGGTGGCACCTAATTGATGACCAAACAAAAGATGTCACCCAAAATGGTTTAGTTATGTACACCAAGGATTATAGAATGCACAACCAAGAAGTCAGCTGATCCAAGTTGAAAGTGCTGTTAGCACGAGAAAGGCCAGAAAGATTGCAAGATGAGACACTAGATAAGACACGAGCATAAGATTTAACAGAGGAACTACCTCAACACACAGCTGGACAACTTCATGTAGCTAACCAGACAACCCCTACTATGTCAAACTTAAGGGTTTGTTGAGTTAGCAAATTAGATATGCACTTAGCAATTAGAGAGAATAAATCCAAAGGAAGCTGGAGACTACTAATGACAAGTCTGAAGCAGATAGTTTTGAGAAAGGACACCATTGTGAAAACATATTAGCCCACTTGTCGCTAGAGAGAGATATCAGGAATGGTGTCATCTCAGCATTAGAGCAATTTACCACTAAAACCCACCCATtgtgcacacacacatacacaccaCATGCCACAAGACCACAAATAAGTTTTAGAaagaaatttcaaaagaaaagatAAGAGAGCTGAGCCAAAGACactaaaaatattaaatgttaTAGGAGAAAAATATGACATATTAGTACGTGTAATCACCCTTTAGGAGAAAATTTTGGCATTTAATACATCATCATTACTGCTTCGCATGAAAGCACAAAACATTAAGAGGAAGACATTGAatgataaaaaaagaaataagttAAATAATTGAAACCAATGCAACAGATTGTtctaaaagaaaaaaggaaatggGGGTGACAAATGTATTAGATAGTAAATAATGGGTTGCCAAGTAAGAGTAGAGAGAGTCTGGCAATCTTCAAGCTTGGTATCATTTTAATGAGTATTCTTTCTTGGAAGGGGTTTTCCATGTTTCTGAAACTCAAACATTGATTTGAGGGGGTTAAAATTTTTGAGTTACTAATGCTCATGACAACAGGAGAGGAGTTTATGAAGATAATCTTTAAAGTTTCACATAGTTTTGAGGTTCCACAAGATGCCACAAACAACAAAGGTAGTCTAGGTCAGGAAAATGATAAATTTGCCTACTTCCTACGTAGAAGGAGGCTTTTCTCCTGCTGAGACTAGTGTTAAAATGGGGAATAGCGCACCAAATGAAGATGCACAAGTATTAGAATAAACAGTCCAACAAAGTGCTATTTTATTGTTATTTCTATCAATTTTCTCTCCCCCCCCGGGGCAGGGTTACTGGATGGTAGGATAAATTAAGCAATTGAAAGAAGCACTAACATTGGAAAAAATTCCATGATTAAAGGAGTCTTGATTAGCTCAGCAAACCCATACCTGTTGCAGTAATCCTTCAGGGCTGCAAAGATAGGTTGGATAAGTTTCACTGTCAGTCATTTCTAGGCAGCTACCAGGGGAACAAatcaaaaaacataaaaaatgagaacacaagaagagataaatacaagggggaaaaaaaataattttgaatatgTTGTCATTTTCTACTCATGATACTATCAATAATCGAAAATGAGGTCATATCCTGCTCATAGTTATAAATTTGACTTATCCAATTTTGGCCTAGGAGATCTCAAGGCTAGGTCCAGCAACTGCCCCACTGCAAACATCATTTCCATCCATTCACCACATATTATTAGTGAACCATTATGATCTACAGACAACAATAACAAGCTTTATTTTGATAGATAAGTTGTGGTGGGGCACAGTGAGGTTCAAGCTCCACTCAAATGCAAGATTGGATGACCCCACCCCTCCACAACAATAACAAgattaacaataataacaatgcATAGAAATTTCAGCAAACAAAACAATACAAGACAAAACAAGCATATGTAAGAGGATACAAAATAACACAAGAGAAAATGAAAAAACTTCAAAACCAGAATCTTACGAAATATGCAAAGCAGCCCCATGACGAGACAACACTGAAGCGACAGGATCATAACCATCCCTTAGAGCAGTATTGTAGTAACCAGCTGTAAGTTCAGCAGGGTGTGATACTGTTTGGTACCACCAGTAAATTCCACCAATTTTAGCCACTAACAAAACAGAAGCATTCCTGCTTTCTTTGTACTTCTTCAACATATTTGCTGCTTTAGCAAGAACAGCATCTGCATGACGAATTAGGCTACCACTGTACCATTCCTACAAAATATAGTGGCCTTTGTCAGGTTTCCTATGTTTTTTCTATTCAAGCAACATAATACTAGAATCACTTTCATATTCGTGAGATACTAACTAAAGCTTCATGGATTTGAGGCTGTGATAAAATAAGTGCAGATGTTCCCATATAAATTCTCATAGGCATGGGGGGGCAAGCAACACAACTAATATGAGCACATATTCTCATATCCATTTTTTCCATAAAATGCAAGTTAGGCGTACATTTATGCACAATACTATGACAATGTAGTTCTAACTTGATAGGAAACTGTCAGCTTCACCCATAATAAGTCACACAAATGCCCATTCCATTCTAGATCCTTCAAAAAATCTTCCAAATTTTGCTTTTAAACTCTTTTAGAGTCCATGGGGGGTGCTGTTTAAAGAAAATAACTCACATGACAAAATATTACGTCAATTGTCATAACACATTCAAGGGATGGGTTACAAAAGCAACCCAACAaccaaaaaattataaagaagaATTTCGGCAAAAAATGATGATTTATTTTCAATGCCAGAGTTTTATAAGTCATAAAGCCAAATAGACATTTTGCATGACCAAATCACACTTCTGATTAAACTTTCTGCACATCATCATATATTAATTATGGGAAGAAAACGCATGCTTAACTAACAGTAAGTCAAATTTTCCAGTATACTTCAATCATgcagatatgctaatatgaaaatttaaactAGCTTATATAGAATTCATACAAGGAAAAAACGACCATAATCAGAAAGAAAGCTTTCTTGTCCCTCTTCAAAGAAAGGAACGCCAGATGGAAGACTATTATAGAACCCTGCATTCTGTGGGCCTTTATCTCCCCATTGAGGCTTTCCTTCCTGGCAAGCGGACATCTTCAAGTCCTCCATCCTGAGAGAAGCAAGTTTGATAGCATTCAGAATTCAATATCAACTATGTAGATATACCAGGAAGAAAAAGTATAACCCACATATATTTGTCATAACACTGAAATTCACCAATTCCAGGGAATCTCCATCTACCATCTCCGAAAGGATGTGCAGGATACCTGCAGAAGATGCTCTATAAGTTAATCTAGCAATATCTACATGCCCTATGGAAAAACTAGAGATGGAAAAGTACCTAAGCTCTCCAGAAGGACCAAGACCAACACTTATTTCTTCAATTACACTTCCAATAAATGATTCAAATTTGTTAACAAAACTGAACATGAAGTCTTCATAACATTGAATGGCAGTCCGGCCAAAAAATAAAGGGGCATGGTCCACCCCTAGCGTAAGATAATCAtcatttgaaaatccattttggtCGCGATAATATATATCCTTATTGAGATCACCTATCTTAAAAATGGAAATGCAAATGCATTAGCCTTTAATAATCTggttcatataatataataatcaaataCTTAAGATAAAACACTAAAAACAAAACAGCACATATGCAAGGGGTAGTTCCAGAAAAAGTTGAACAGATATCAACCATCCAAATCTGTAACATTCTCCATGGCTGTCAGTAAAGACAAGATGTAAATAAAGcaatctatgtatatatatataaactaggACAGCAGACAATGACGATCATAGTAATCACAATTAAACTCAAAACCTACTAGGGCAAACTTTCAAATAGGGACTGGCAAGTTGCCATCCCAAGCATTAATTGCACTCATATCACTTAGTTTTTATCATATACAATAACTCAAATTAAGTTGAGATGGCAAAATAAAGAAACAAACCTCTAAAATCCACAATGGAAGACTAACTCCCCCTTTCTCTCTAGATAATGAGTGCACGTTTGAGTGAAAAGACAAGGCAACATGCAACTTCAACCCTGACTCAGATATCAGTCTAAAAAGCTCTTCATAGAGAGACCAATTATATGTACAAGGAGAACAACGCTCTACAATTCCCCACCAAACCTCAACTGCAATTCCATGGACACCTGCCAACTTGAGCGCTTTCAAAGATATAGTTAAGGCCTTGATTCTGAAACAACAACCAGCAATATACATAGTGTTTCTAAGTCACCACCGAAACTGGAAGaatcaataaatgaaagaaaatagATATTAGACTCTATAATATCTTGCACCTTAGATTGAAAGTGGACCCCACATAGCCCCAAGGCTTCTAAAAGTCTatcctttttaaatttaaacAAGTGTATGGCAAACATTGGGATTGCCATTTAATTCAGAGAGTGCCAATTGTCAAATGATGTCAAAAGTCAAGAAAGCACAAGCCTTCTCAAAAAATTCATAAACAGACACACATCTAGGTCAGTTAATGATGAACACACACACAATGGGTCTAAAACATACATCACGCAAATGCAATGAACCCTCACTTTCTAATTCTTGGAACCCCATAAGTGTCAATAGCAAATGAGTCAATGGGCATCATGACAAAGATGGGAACCCTCTTTTGTCTTGATGACTGCAATATTGTGGCTCTTGATTTCTCTCTAGCATCCATGCTACAAGACAATCAAAAAATATCAGTACAAATCTCTTCCTTCCCATTGACAAGTCATTTAAGTATATTAGAAATACACATGAAGGAAGTTAGATGGCTCAAGCAattcataaaattaaataattgcATAATTGTaaagaaattaaaagagaaatcctTAATCTCAAATCAGCTTAAACATCATAACTCAAGTAATCTGTTGATTAGCATTAAAAAACTCCATACTTTTGCCTTTGTGATGAATCAAGGTGCATGGATTTGATAAGCCAATTAGCTAGGCCCACGAGTATTAAGCCAACCTGGCTTATCATCTTTAAAGAACTGGAGATAATAGTCCATAAACATGTATATTAAGATTTAAGACCAAGCAATTGACATAGCCTCTAAATATGCACATAACCAAACATCATGCATTCAAGCCCATTGACCCAAACCAATAGCATCAAAAACCTATTGAATCCAAATCAACTACATTCAAGCCCATTTTCATACCAGAATAATAGAGTTTGTTTacatagaaaaagaaatttattaagaaataAAGTATGAGGATGAGAAATACTCAAAATAACaaaggaaagaaataaaaaaacaagaagaaaattaacacaataagaaaaaagaaaattaagcTAATAAAGCCAACAAATCACAACGGATATAAGAGAAAACAAGCTGCCAAAACACCTTATAGAGAAAACACACAtggaagcaaaaaataaaaataaaaaacctattCAATATCAAATCAATAGATGAAGCATGATCTTGAAAATCCTGGGCATTTCACTCAAGCCAAAGAGCACATATGACAGCAAAAACAGCACAACAGCAGCATCACATCCTCACATTACTTTTCCTCCCAAATCCTCTAAGCCAATCaacaacaatccaaaaaaaaaaagcctccAAAGTATGAAGGCAAACCCAGCATGCTGCCAACAAACCAAAAAGTTTGTTCAACAAGCACCAAGCCACAGAGGAGTGAAGAACTAAATGAGCATGATCCAGCAACTGCACAGAACCTCTAAATCCTCACATTGCCTCCAAAAGCCTCCAAAACCAATCAACAAAAGAAACCCCCAAAGAATGAGGACAAACCCAACATTCTGAAGATTAGCTCCAGAAATACAAAGCTACAGAGGAACGAAAAACTGATTGAGCATGATCCTCACAACTAGAATAATACATAACACGTGCATCAGGAGACAGCCAGATATGGTCTTGTAATTTGCACCATTAATGATGTTAACCATTTAGCTCTATTAAGAATGGTCATCCCCACAAAAAGCCTTTTGCTTTGACGAAATTTTAGCTTTCCACACTCGATTAGCAAGACGAAAAGAATGAGAAGACGggtttaatataaaattaaaaatatagatatatattttacAAGAAAAAAACACATCAGCGCAATGAGAATACCAATAAGAACCCTACAAAATCAAGAGTGAAGAAAGATCCCCCATCTCCGACTTTATATTTGGCACAAGGAGAAAAGGAAGGAGTTACCAGTGAAATGAATTTCCAAGGGCTTCCACGTGAAAATCTAGCCACAATTTTGGCATCCCATCCATTATCATGCAGatcaaatttacttttaataacCCTACACCAAAGAGAGCCAGCTGCCAAATGAAAACTTCATAACCTATTACCCACCAAagcaatgtttttagacaccaaattaccaagacgCAAGCCCATCTCTTCCTCAAACCTACGGATGACCTCCTAACTCACTAGAAGTAGAAATTAGAAACTTTTCCTGCAAAATTTctataatttataaataattatattcCTAAATCCAATAATTTTTCTCTAAGTCATTTTAGGTCAACTGGATTTCTGTCATTTTAATCCTATCCAAGACCATATTTTCCATTAAATCAAAGGCATTGATGACTTCCGTAATGATCTCATCTCCTGCCCCTTCACATCTTTCTCCCAACTTAGGAGTAACTCCAAAGGATGACAATGCTTAAGATTGCTGTATTTGAGCGGCATCTGAGACCATATGCATCTTCCTTAGGAAGAAAAATTAGGAGCAACCAATGGAGCAAGAAAAATATCAGCATTTATGATGATGGGCAGAATCAATTAGGTTCCAGCAAAGGTTCTAGATAAGACCTTGGAATGCTATTAGCTAGATGGCAGTCCACAAGGGGTGAATATGAGCTGTAACCTTATGTTTGGCAGGTTAGAATTCGAAccttaatttgaatttgtgttgATTTGGATGCTCCACAGTAATATTGAGTTTCTGGCTAAATTCTTGCACATCCAAATTTAACAccagaaattcatgctcccaaccACAACGTAAGCACTTCTAGCACAAATAAATGTTAGGCTTAAAACCATGCAATTTTAGATATTTTCAGCAGCCAAACATTGAGAAAGTCATAACCGAATGAACTATAACGATTCAATTGTTTTGCTAAATTAAATTATCAAATCACTGATTCTTCGACCAAGCTCGTTACAATTATTTGCCCTAAATTTGAGCTTACATGTTTCGAGAAGGCAAaaaaaacaaaatcataaaaaaacCGCACTTAACATTTTCGTTTCTTTGTCTCTAATTTTCCTAAACTTTCCCGGTAACAGAGAATTATACACGCATAGATGCATTTGTAAGTATTGACGCGTTTATGTAAGCAAGGAAACGGAAGCTGACCTCAAAATGCGGCGATTTCCGGCCACGGATCGCCCTCTGAAAAGCCCCTTTCTGAAGAGAGGAACAGCATAATCGTTTTTAAGGTTCTTTCTGCTTTTCCTCTTTTCGAAACGCGCTCCTCTGAAGCTGCAGAATATTTTCTCTCCCGCGCATTTGCATCCCACTCCACTTTCAGCCATTGCAATCGATCCACAAAGagaggcgagagagagagagagagggattttcTCGAGAAAGTGCGACGAGTTGTTGCTCTCCACAGccataatattattaattatttttattttaaaacttttttaactTCCCCACAATGCCCCTAGTTTACCTTGGAATCTTGAAAAAATATACGCACACGCCTGTGAATTTGGTTCGATTGCATGTGTTTGGtctaattattttcattttttaatatgaaaatatatcttttaattgttaatttttattttttttttaattttaaaaaattattgtactaCTCAAAAGTGATGTCAAAGATTATAAAagctaaaattaaaattaaaaaataaaaataaaaaaataacaacgttcggctaatatttctaatattgatataaatttaaaacttgattAAAATTATTTGCGCCTTtatcaataataattaaaaataataattaacatcataaaaattcaaaataatataaattataactattagaataaaaataaaattaaaatagttattttacTTAAGTATCATATTTTAAGATTTACTTTACAATAGCAATCttaatatattgaaaaatattttttaataattttcaaaTAGGTTTTATTGTTTTTTAGTCTTGAAAATTTgagtatattttattttcatcatattttaaattcatgtaatcactttatttaaattttaatttaaaaaatatctaaaaaataaaatatttaatcaaataaAAGGTAATTCTTAATGGTTTGCATACAGattgtcaaaattatttaaaattatcaattttgatttttaattttttcaattttaacttttttatttttgttcatttataatttttattttcataattttaattattgtATCAAACAATACTAGCTTTTCTAtctatttcttattttgtttaaatgtatttttattttatgtgcgagtgaatttttttttttgtgtgcgcATATTTTATAGCAATCTATAATGAGTTTTTTTTTACTTATAGAAAAATCACTTTAACTTATAAATTTAAGTTATTTATTCGGATTCTAAATTAAAGCCTAATTAATACAATTTCTAGTCTAACAAAAATAGTATTCGTAAGTGTCTACACatcaaattaataaattttataccCATATGTTGCTCGCATTTTTTCAAAAACTAATCATTCAATTAATCAATTCATGTTACACTAGATATGGATCAAATTAATTAACAAGttcaaagatcaaattataaatattctaaaattatTGCAGACGTTTTTTAAGAAAAGTAAACTGGCATGCAATTGCCGATAATTACATAggatgaaatttaaattttgaattttttatcaaAAACCATTAAAAATATAGTATAATATTTCGATAACAATACATAATAATCTCAAGGGTAATCATTATAATTAACTTTAAATTAAATCATTAAGAGGATATTAttgtaatttcaaattttcaaatttttttctttttttttttagtacaaCAAAAATGTGGCCGGCGGCCCTCCATTTTTTTGGCGTGGGAAACGAAATTATGGTGGGCTCATACTTTACGTTTGCTGTCATTGACGATGAACTTTGTGTAATTTATTTCTTTACctcttcaaaaaataaatttatacttTGACCCCTGTAACCTGAACATGTGCAACTAAGGGAATAAATCAATGGGAGTATGGTATTTCAAGAAAAAATGGAGGGAGAGGGAAGTTTCACAAAATGCACAAAGAAGAGGGGTttatggaaaatatatatatctgaCGTGGCTGCTGTCCGACCTGGAAGTGGTTATCCATACATCAAGTTGGAATCAATTCATCGTTACATGAAAAATAGgtctattaaaaaaataagtttttgtgtatttagaaaaatcaaataattacaaaacttCCTGCATTTTTTGCTTATCAATATTTGtgcagaaaatttgaaaaaat
It encodes the following:
- the LOC131167422 gene encoding inactive beta-amylase 4, chloroplastic isoform X5; amino-acid sequence: MAESGVGCKCAGEKIFCSFRGARFEKRKSRKNLKNDYAVPLFRKGLFRGRSVAGNRRILSMDAREKSRATILQSSRQKRVPIFVMMPIDSFAIDTYGVPRIRKIKALTISLKALKLAGVHGIAVEVWWGIVERCSPCTYNWSLYEELFRLISESGLKLHVALSFHSNVHSLSREKGGVSLPLWILEIGDLNKDIYYRDQNGFSNDDYLTLGVDHAPLFFGRTAIQCYEDFMFSFVNKFESFIGSVIEEISVGLGPSGELRYPAHPFGDGRWRFPGIGEFQCYDKYMMEDLKMSACQEGKPQWGDKGPQNAGFYNSLPSGVPFFEEGQESFLSDYGRFFLEWYSGSLIRHADAVLAKAANMLKKYKESRNASVLLVAKIGGIYWWYQTVSHPAELTAGYYNTALRDGYDPVASVLSRHGAALHISYEKCQRRG
- the LOC131167422 gene encoding inactive beta-amylase 4, chloroplastic isoform X1, producing MAESGVGCKCAGEKIFCSFRGARFEKRKSRKNLKNDYAVPLFRKGLFRGRSVAGNRRILSMDAREKSRATILQSSRQKRVPIFVMMPIDSFAIDTYGVPRIRKIKALTISLKALKLAGVHGIAVEVWWGIVERCSPCTYNWSLYEELFRLISESGLKLHVALSFHSNVHSLSREKGGVSLPLWILEIGDLNKDIYYRDQNGFSNDDYLTLGVDHAPLFFGRTAIQCYEDFMFSFVNKFESFIGSVIEEISVGLGPSGELRYPAHPFGDGRWRFPGIGEFQCYDKYMMEDLKMSACQEGKPQWGDKGPQNAGFYNSLPSGVPFFEEGQESFLSDYGRFFLEWYSGSLIRHADAVLAKAANMLKKYKESRNASVLLVAKIGGIYWWYQTVSHPAELTAGYYNTALRDGYDPVASVLSRHGAALHISCLEMTDSETYPTYLCSPEGLLQQLRKVSKKRIIQLTGRNSNERFDKAGLWQIHANCYHPQDEGVRSFTYFRMNHKIFRVENWNNFVPFVRKMSADV
- the LOC131167422 gene encoding inactive beta-amylase 4, chloroplastic isoform X3 codes for the protein MAESGVGCKCAGEKIFCSFRGARFEKRKSRKNLKNDYAVPLFRKGLFRGRSVAGNRRILRIKALTISLKALKLAGVHGIAVEVWWGIVERCSPCTYNWSLYEELFRLISESGLKLHVALSFHSNVHSLSREKGGVSLPLWILEIGDLNKDIYYRDQNGFSNDDYLTLGVDHAPLFFGRTAIQCYEDFMFSFVNKFESFIGSVIEEISVGLGPSGELRYPAHPFGDGRWRFPGIGEFQCYDKYMMEDLKMSACQEGKPQWGDKGPQNAGFYNSLPSGVPFFEEGQESFLSDYGRFFLEWYSGSLIRHADAVLAKAANMLKKYKESRNASVLLVAKIGGIYWWYQTVSHPAELTAGYYNTALRDGYDPVASVLSRHGAALHISCLEMTDSETYPTYLCSPEGLLQQLRKVSKKRIIQLTGRNSNERFDKAGLWQIHANCYHPQDEGVRSFTYFRMNHKIFRVENWNNFVPFVRKMSADV
- the LOC131167422 gene encoding inactive beta-amylase 4, chloroplastic isoform X4, whose amino-acid sequence is MAESGVGCKCAGEKIFCSFRGARFEKRKSRKNLKNDYAVPLFRKGLFRGRSVAGNRRILSMDAREKSRATILQSSRQKRVPIFVMMPIDSFAIDTYGVPRIRKIKALTISLKALKLAGVHGIAVEVWWGIVERCSPCTYNWSLYEELFRLISESGLKLHVALSFHSNVHSLSREKGGVSLPLWILEIGDLNKDIYYRDQNGFSNDDYLTLGVDHAPLFFGRTAIQCYEDFMFSFVNKFESFIGSVIEEISVGLGPSGELRYPAHPFGDGRWRFPGIGEFQCYDKYMMEDLKMSACQEGKPQWGDKGPQNAGFYNSLPSGVPFFEEGQESFLSDYGRFFLEWYSGSLIRHADAVLAKAANMLKKYKESRNASVLLVAKIGGIYWWYQTVSHPAELTAGYYNTALRDGYDPVASVLSRHGAALHISGAVAGPSLEIS
- the LOC131167422 gene encoding inactive beta-amylase 4, chloroplastic isoform X2, encoding MAESGVGCKCAGEKIFCSFRGARFEKRKSRKNLKNDYAVPLFRKGLFRGRSVAGNRRILSMDAREKSRATILQSSRQKRVPIFVMMPIDSFAIDTYGVPRIRKIKALTISLKALKLAGVHGIAVEVWWGIVERCSPCTYNWSLYEELFRLISESGLKLHVALSFHSNVHSLSREKGGVSLPLWILEIGDLNKDIYYRDQNGFSNDDYLTLGVDHAPLFFGRTAIQCYEDFMFSFVNKFESFIGSVIEEISVGLGPSGELRYPAHPFGDGRWRFPGIGEFQCYDKYMMEDLKMSACQEGKPQWGDKGPQNAGFYNSLPSGVPFFEEGQESFLSDYGRFFLEWYSGSLIRHADAVLAKAANMLKKYKESRNASVLLVAKIGGIYWWYQTVSHPAELTAGYYNTALRDGYDPVASVLSRHGAALHISPEGLLQQLRKVSKKRIIQLTGRNSNERFDKAGLWQIHANCYHPQDEGVRSFTYFRMNHKIFRVENWNNFVPFVRKMSADV